The sequence GCGGAATCGAGCGTCTCCCCCAGCGCTGCCAGCACATCGGAATAGGCTTCGCCGGCCTCCCCGACCCCGAGCCCCCCGATGGCCAGCCCATCGAAGGGCAGGGCGCCGATCTGGGCGGCGTGGGCAGTGCGCATCTTCGGGCTGATTCCGCCCTGGATGATGCCGAAGATCCGCTCGGGGGCCTCCTGGCGATTCTGGAGCGAGCGCTCCGCCCAGCGGGTCGTCCGGTCCATCGAGCGCTGCATGTATGCCTCATCGACATCATGGGGAGGGCACTCGTCGAGTACCATGGCGATATTCGAGCCCAGCGTCCGCTGGATCTCGATCACGCTCTCGGGGGTGAGCAGGTGCTTGCTGCCATCGAGATGGGAGCGAAAAGTCACGCCTTCTTCGGTGATTTTTCGAAATTCCGAAAGACTGAAGACCTGGTAGCCCCCCGAATCGGTGAGAATCGGCCGATCCCAGTTCATGAAGCGATGCAGCCCGCCCACCGTGCGCATGATCTCCATGCCCGGGCGCAGATACAGGTGGTAGGTGTTGCAGAGGATCATCGCCGCGCCGAGGTCCTTGAGTTCCTCGGGGGTCATCGCCTTGACCGTGGCATAGGTCCCCACGGGGGTGAACCACGGGGTGGGAACCTCGCCGCGCGAGAATTGCATCGTGCCGGCTCGCGCGCGGCATCCGGGGTCGTTGGCGCTGATCTGGAAGAAGGGCTCGCTCATCGCCGAGCTTATCTAGACCACCGGCGCCCCGGGGCCAAGCACGGGCGCCTTGTTTCGGGCGGGAATTGGCGGTTATTGTTGGCAAATCGCGGAGTTGAAGGTGCCGTCCCAGGGGGGCAGGGCGCCGCACAAGCAGATGCAGATTGAAGTGCTGGGATGCCATTCGGGCTCGATTCAGGACGCCCGCCCGCCGACCCTTCGGTTCGGCGAATCGGTGCTGTTCGACGCAGGGAGCGCGAGCGCGGGCCTGTCGGTCACCGATCAGTACAAGATCGACCACATCTTCCTCACCAGCGCGCACCTTGAGTCCTACCAGGACATCGGTTTTCTCGCCGACAACGTGATCGGCCAGCGTCAGGGCCCCGTGAGGGTGCATGCCTCGCAGGCGAATCTCGATGTTCTCTTCAGGGACTTTTTTAACGACAAAGTCTGGCCCGACTTCACAAAGATCCCGACGCCCGATGCTCCGACGGTTGTGTTTGAAGCATTCGAGCAGGGCGATCGCGTGGCGCTTGGCGGCCTTGGCGTCGAACGCATCGGCGCGCCTGGCGCCGAGCTCTTTGTCTTCTCGATCCCCGGCGCCGCCATCGCATACTTGAGCGGCGATGAGATCCCCGACGCCCTATGGCAGCGCCTTTCCGCCAACGAAGACCTGCGTGCGCTGCTGGTGCCGCTGCGCTTTGGCGACTATGAGTCAGCGCTCGCCCACCGGGCGCACGTGATGACACCCAAGGCGCTGGCCCGCGCGATCGAGGAAAAACTCGGTCGCGCAGAGTTGCCGGTCCTGATTACGAATCTGCACCCGCGCCGCGAACCGGGCGTTGAAGAACAGGCCCACCAGGCGCTGGGAAACCATCCCCACCGCTTCCTGCAAGAAGGCGATCACATCGAGATGAAAGATCCCATGGCCGTCCCGGAGGCCGAATTGACCAGCGCGCACTTTGTCGAACCCGCCAGTTCCCTCACGGGCGGACCGCCTGTGGCTCCCGACGAGACGCTGGTGATCGATGCATCGAACGCCCAGAAGCAGACCCAGATCTATTCGCGTTTCGGGCGCCACTACAACCCCGGCGAGAAGATCTTCGCCGAGGGCGACCAGGGCGCCGAGATGTTCATCATCCAGGAAGGGCAGGTGAAGCTCTACAAGGTCATCCGCGGCGAAAAGCGCGTGCTGGAGACCCTGGGCGCCGGAGAGTTCTTCGGCGAGATGGCGATTCTCAATCACAAGCCCCGAAGCCTTACGGCCGAGGCGGCAACGCCGGTAAAGCTGCTCATCTTCCCGCCCGAGACCTTCGAGGGGCTCGTTGTTTCCAATTCGGGGCTTGCTCACAAGATCATCCGCACCCTTGCCGGACGACTCGAGCGCGCCGACAACCACATCGAGAATCTGCTCTACCGCGACTCGGAGTCGAAACTCGTCAACGCGCTGCTCAAGCTCGTCGAAGACCAGGGGATTCCCGAGGACGACGGATTCAAGGTCAGCCTGGTCCCCAAGGAACTGGCCGAACGGGTGAGCCTGTCCACCGATCAGGTCAAACGCGTGA comes from Chrysiogenia bacterium and encodes:
- the tgt gene encoding tRNA guanosine(34) transglycosylase Tgt, whose protein sequence is MSEPFFQISANDPGCRARAGTMQFSRGEVPTPWFTPVGTYATVKAMTPEELKDLGAAMILCNTYHLYLRPGMEIMRTVGGLHRFMNWDRPILTDSGGYQVFSLSEFRKITEEGVTFRSHLDGSKHLLTPESVIEIQRTLGSNIAMVLDECPPHDVDEAYMQRSMDRTTRWAERSLQNRQEAPERIFGIIQGGISPKMRTAHAAQIGALPFDGLAIGGLGVGEAGEAYSDVLAALGETLDSARPHYLMGLGRPQDILEAVTHGVDLFDCVVPTRNARNGQFFTREGPRHIKNAENAASTAPLEESCACYSCVNYSRAYVRHLYQAGEILSSRLLTTHNLHFYLNMMREVRAAIEAGRFLEYKSGFLEAYLGGPEH
- a CDS encoding cyclic nucleotide-binding domain-containing protein — encoded protein: MQIEVLGCHSGSIQDARPPTLRFGESVLFDAGSASAGLSVTDQYKIDHIFLTSAHLESYQDIGFLADNVIGQRQGPVRVHASQANLDVLFRDFFNDKVWPDFTKIPTPDAPTVVFEAFEQGDRVALGGLGVERIGAPGAELFVFSIPGAAIAYLSGDEIPDALWQRLSANEDLRALLVPLRFGDYESALAHRAHVMTPKALARAIEEKLGRAELPVLITNLHPRREPGVEEQAHQALGNHPHRFLQEGDHIEMKDPMAVPEAELTSAHFVEPASSLTGGPPVAPDETLVIDASNAQKQTQIYSRFGRHYNPGEKIFAEGDQGAEMFIIQEGQVKLYKVIRGEKRVLETLGAGEFFGEMAILNHKPRSLTAEAATPVKLLIFPPETFEGLVVSNSGLAHKIIRTLAGRLERADNHIENLLYRDSESKLVNALLKLVEDQGIPEDDGFKVSLVPKELAERVSLSTDQVKRVMARLAKSGIVKLDKKSLHIPDVQKLEKTLSFLSLRAELNIKE